The following are encoded in a window of Eschrichtius robustus isolate mEscRob2 chromosome 1, mEscRob2.pri, whole genome shotgun sequence genomic DNA:
- the SERPINA12 gene encoding LOW QUALITY PROTEIN: serpin A12 (The sequence of the model RefSeq protein was modified relative to this genomic sequence to represent the inferred CDS: inserted 1 base in 1 codon; substituted 1 base at 1 genomic stop codon), translating into MNPMLVPGLLLAGLLTVEGLLKPNFSPENHEAVSQAQAGKGRTTAQELAKRNTDFGLKLFKKLSFNSPDNNILFSPGSISMAFAMLCLGAQDSTLAETKEAFNFRNIPKKDLHEGFHYLIHRLNQANQDSKMRLGNASFINQKLKPQKNFLTDVKNLYKADTVPTNFQNSENAQXQINDYVSVKTQWRINNLIKKIDPDTVMLLINHVFFQGKARWQHEFDPKATKEEDFILDGNKAVKVPMMFHMGMYEVGHDDQLSCTVLEMPYQGNMTAVFILPDEGKMKHVEEALGMNTFARWKKLLIRRVTDVFVPRLFITGNHDLKKTLSYLGITKISAEHGDLTRISPRRSLKVGEVVHKATLKMDEKGTEGAAGSGAQTLPMXTPFKVKINKRFLLMIRENGMNNLLFLGKIVNPSGR; encoded by the exons ATGAACCCCATGCTGGTCCCGGGCCTGCTTCTGGCTGGCCTCCTCACCGTGGAAGGTCTTCTGAAGCCCAACTTCTCTCCAGAGAATCATGAAGCTGTGAGTCAGGCCcaagcagggaagggaaggacgACAGCTCAGGAGCTTGCAAAGCGAAACACAGACTTTGGCCTCAAGCTGTTCAAGAAGCTGTCCTTCAACAGCCCTGACAATAATATCTTGTTCTCCCCCGGGAGCATCTCTATGGCCTTTGCCATGCTGTGTCTGGGTGCCCAGGACTCCACCCTGGCTGAGACCAAGGAAGCCTTCAATTTCAGGAATATACCCAAGAAAGACCTTCATGAAGGCTTCCATTACCTCATCCACAGGCTGAACCAGGCGAACCAGGACAGTAAGATGAGACTCGGGAATGCCTCGTTTATCAACCAGAAGCTAAAGCCACAGAAGAATTTTCTGACAGATGTCAAGAACCTATACAAGGCAGACACTGTCCCCACCAACTTCCAGAACTCGGAAAATGCTC AACAGATCAATGACTATGTCAGCGTGAAAACCCAGTGGAGAATCAACAACCTAATCAAGAAGATAGACCCTGACACTGTGATGCTTCTTATCAATCATGTTTTCTTTCAAGGTAAG GCCAGGTGGCAACATGAGTTTGATCCAAAGGCAACTAAAGAGGAAGATTTCATTCTGGATGGAAACAAGGCAGTGAAGGTGCCCATGATGTTCCACATGGGCATGTACGAAGTTGGTCATGATGACCAGCTTTCCTGTACTGTCCTGGAAATGCCCTACCAGGGCAACATGACGGCGGTCTTCATTCTTCCTGATGAGGGCAAAATGAAGCACGTGGAGGAAGCCTTGGGGATGAACACTTTTGCCAGATGGAAAAAATTACTCATACGAAG GGTCACAGATGTGTTTGTGCCCCGGTTGTTCATCACCGGAAACCACGACCTGAAGAAGACTCTTTCCTACCTGGGTATCACCAAAATCTCTGCGGAACACGGTGATCTCACCAGAATCTCCCCTCGTCGAAGCCTGAAAGTGGGTGAG GTGGTGCACAAGGCTACCCTGAAGATGGATGAGAAGGGCACAGAGGGGGCCGCGGGCTCCGGAGCACAGACACTGCCCATGTAGACACCGTTTAAGGTCAAGATAAACAAACGCTTTCTGCTGATGATTAGGGAGAATGGAATGAATAACCTGCTCTTCCTTGGAAAGATTGTTAATCCTTCTGGGAGATAA